A window of Pedococcus badiiscoriae genomic DNA:
ACCTCAACAGGGTCCTGGCGCCGTTCCTGCCGTCGTCGTCCAACCAGGTGCACGCGGCCTTCGGCGGGGAGGGCACCTTCATGCCGATGCCCACGCTCCAGGAGGTCTCCGGACTCGACGCCGACGACGCGGACCGGACCTACCCGGTGGTGACGGGCGACTACTCGCAGACCCCGCGCTGGGAGTCCGTCCCGGTGCGGGTCGGCGCCACTGTGGTGAAACCCACACCGATCTTCACCAAGCTCGACGAAGCAGTGGTGGACGAGGAGCTCGCCAGGCTGAAGGACGACGCGGCGGACAGCGGTGACGCCGCCGGCTGAGCCGGGTCGAGGCGGCCACAGCCGGGTGCCCGACGCCCCGGACCCGCTCCCGATCCCGGTCGTCGACAACCACACGCACCTCGACATCGCCCGGGACGGTGAGGACGCCCCGGACGTCGGCGCGGCCATCGCCGCCGCCGCAGCCGTCGGGGTCGACCGGCTGGTCCAGATCGGGTGCGACCTGGCGGGCGCCCGGTTCACGGTGGACATGGTCGACCGCCACCCGGCGATGCTCGGTGGAGTGGCCCTGCACCCCAACGAGGTACCCCGGCTGGCCGAGGCGGGAGGCCTCCGAGCGGCCTACGCCGAGATCGAGGAGCTGGCCGCCCACCCGAGGGTGCGCGTGATCGGAGAGACCGGGCTCGACTACTTCCGAACCGGTCCGGAAGGCGTTGGGGCGCAACAGGATGCGTTCCGTTGGCACATCGACCTGGCCAAGCGCACCGGCAAGGCGCTGCAGATCCACGACCGTGACGCGCACGACGACGTGTTGCGGATCCTCGACGAGGAGGGCGCGCCGGCCAGGACCGTCATGCACTGCTTCTCGGGTGACATGGCGATGGCCCGGACGTGCGCGGAGCGCGGTTACTACCTCTCGTTCGCCGGGACCGTGACCTTCAAGAACGCCAAGGGCCTGCGCGACGCCCTGTCGGTGACTCCGCTCGACAGGGTCCTCGTCGAGACCGACGCCCCCTACCTGGCCCCGGTGCCCTGGCGGGGGGCCACCAACGCGCCCTATCTCGTCCCGCACACGATCCGCACCATGGCGGGGGTGCTCGGCATCGCCGTGCCCACGCTGTGCCAGGCCGTCAGCGACACCTCCGAGGCGGTCTACGGGCCCTGGTGAACGGGCCCAGCCGCGCGCTAGCAGGTGCACCGAATGCCACGCCTGTGACTTGGCGAAGTGCTGAACGTACCGTTATCAAAATTTGACCTTTGGCGAAAACGTGGTCATGGTGGATGACTGTTGGCCGGGGTCGGACCCTGGGCGACGCGAGCAGGGGTCGCTCGATCCGCCACGACGGCGGACCCGAGAGCCCCTGTTTTCTTGCTCGCGAGCACGCAGTGCGCGCGAGCATCGAAGCCTGAGCCTCCGCATTGTCGGAGCCTGGTCGCGCCGTTCATCCGCTGCCCGGAGAGCTCGAACTCTGGAGCATCGTGATCACCCGTCCCGTTCGTCGCATCGCTCAAGCCGCGGTCGTGACCAGCCTCATCGCTGGTGCCATCGGCGTCGCGCACCTCGACAAGGCCGTCACCCTCTCGGTGGATGGCAATGCCTCCACAGTGCACTCGTTCGCCAGCA
This region includes:
- a CDS encoding TatD family hydrolase; translated protein: MPDAPDPLPIPVVDNHTHLDIARDGEDAPDVGAAIAAAAAVGVDRLVQIGCDLAGARFTVDMVDRHPAMLGGVALHPNEVPRLAEAGGLRAAYAEIEELAAHPRVRVIGETGLDYFRTGPEGVGAQQDAFRWHIDLAKRTGKALQIHDRDAHDDVLRILDEEGAPARTVMHCFSGDMAMARTCAERGYYLSFAGTVTFKNAKGLRDALSVTPLDRVLVETDAPYLAPVPWRGATNAPYLVPHTIRTMAGVLGIAVPTLCQAVSDTSEAVYGPW